A DNA window from Canis lupus familiaris isolate Mischka breed German Shepherd chromosome 10, alternate assembly UU_Cfam_GSD_1.0, whole genome shotgun sequence contains the following coding sequences:
- the CBX6 gene encoding chromobox protein homolog 6 has product MELSAVGERVFAAESIIKRRIRKGRIEYLVKWKGWAIKYSTWEPEENILDSRLIAAFEQKERERELYGPKKRGPKPKTFLLKARAQAEALRISDVHFPVKPSPSASSPKLHSSAAVHRLKKDIRRCHRMSRRPLPRPDPQGGSPGLRPPISPFSETVRIINRKVKPREPKRNRIILNLKVIDKGTGGGGPGQGAGALARPKVPSRNRVIGKSKKFSESILRTQIRHMKFGTFSLYNKPPPGPLPPPPAGKADTAASPGPGLLLAAPAAPYDARSSSSSGCPSPAPQSSSDPDDVPPKLLPETMSPSAPDWREPEVLDLSIPPEAAATNKRAPPDVPAAVGQALTAAPEPASASSEPEAGDWRPEMSPCSNVVVTDVTSNLLTVTIKEFCNPEDFEKVATGVAGATVGGGSGGVSK; this is encoded by the exons ATGGAGCTGTCTGCAGTGGGCGAGCGGGTCTTCGCGGCCGAATCCATCATCAAGCGGCGGATCCGAAAG GGACGCATCGAGTACCTGGTGAAATGGAAGGGGTGGGCCATCAA GTACAGCACTTGGGAGCCTGAGGAGAACATCCTGGACTCGCGGCTCATTGCAGCCTTCGAGCAGAA GGAGAGGGAGCGTGAGCTGTATGGGCCCAAGAAGAGGGGACCCAAACCCAAAACTTTCCTCCTGAAG GCGCGGGCCCAGGCCGAGGCCCTCCGCATCAGCGATGTGCACTTCCCGGTCAAGCCCAGCCCCAGCGCCTCCTCGCCCAAGCTGCACTCCAGTGCAGCCGTGCACCGGCTCAAGAAGGACATCCGCCGCTGCCACCGCATGTCccgccgccccctgccccgcccagaCCCCCAGGGTGGCAGCCCTGGCCTGCGCCCCCCCATCTCGCCTTTCTCCGAGACGGTGCGCATCATCAATCGCAAGGTCAAGCCTCGGGAGCCCAAGCGAAACCGCATCATCCTCAACCTGAAGGTGATCGACAAGGGCACAggcgggggcggccccgggcAGGGGGCCGGAGCCCTCGCTCGCCCCAAAGTCCCCTCCAGGAACCGCGTCATTGGCAAGAGCAAGAAGTTCAGCGAGAGCATCCTGCGCACCCAGATCCGCCACATGAAGTTTGGCACCTTCTCGCTGTACAATAAGCCCCCGCCCGGCCCTCTGCCTCCGCCACCGGCGGGCAAGGCTGACACGgcggcctccccgggccccgggctGCTCCtggctgcccctgctgccccctaCGATGCCCGCAGCTCCAGCTCGTCCGGCTGTCCCTCACCAGCACCGCAGTCCTCCTCCGACCCTGATGACGTGCCCCCCAAGTTGCTCCCTGAGACCATGAGCCCGTCTGCTCCCGACTGGCGCGAGCCCGAAGTGCTTGACCTGTCCATCCCTCCTGAGGCCGCGGCCACCAACAAGCGGGCGCCTCCCGACGTCCCTGCTGCCGTGGGCCAGGCACTTACCGCGGCCCCTGAGCCTGCCAGCGCCTCCTCCGAGCCTGAAGCTGGGGACTGGCGCCCCGAGATGTCACCCTGCTCCAATGTGGTTGTCACCGATGTCACCAGCAACCTTCTGACAGTCACTATCAAGGAATTCTGCAACCCCGAGGATTTCGAGAAGGTGGCTACTGGGGTAGCAGGTGCCACTGTGGGTGGTGGCAGCGGTGGGGTGAGCAAGTGA